GCTCTTCTTAATTATGAAACTTGGATTGTTCGTGGTCGTGAGAAGCAGGAGGTTTCCGAAAATCTTCAGAAACTCATTCTAGAGATGCAAATGACGGCATTTTTAAAAGAAGAACCAACAAGGATTGATCTCATTCGAGCGGAAGACCACGTAAACAAGTTAGGAAAATTGTCGCTTCAGGTACTTGTCTTAATCGGGGAACTAGATGTACCTGATTTTCAGGAAATCGCCGACTTCATTTGCGAGGAGGCGCCTAATGCGGCGAAAATAATGGTGCCTAACGCTGCACATCTTGCTAACTTAGAAGCACCAACGTTTGTGCTTCAAACGATCAAGACATTTTTGCAAAAGGAAACCTCACGAAAGTAAGGAGAAGATGCTAGATGATACGAGATGGTCACGTTCACACGCATTATTGTCCGCACGGAACGAACGATCCCATGCGACAGTATGTAGAACGAGCACTCGCTCTTGGCTACCACGAAATTACATTTACAGAACACGCACCGCTTCCAGAAGGTTTTGTTGACCCCGTGCCGAAGCAAGATAGCGCGATGGATCACTCCGACCTCGAATTTTACGTATCGGAGGTAGAAGCGTTAAAAGCAGAATTCGCGGAACGCATTAAAGTGAATGTTGGTTTAGAAGTCGATTTTATCGAAGGTTTCGAGAAGGAAACGACGATGTTGTTGAATGAAATCGGTCCTCGTTTAGATGACGCGATTCTGTCCGTTCACTTTCTCCGGAATGCCGAGTCCTACGACTGTATCGATTATAGTCCGGATGTGTTCGGTGAACTTGTCTCGAAATACGGCTCTGTCGATTCTGTGTATGCACGATATTTTGCTACTGTGAAGAAATCGATCGAAGCAGACGTAGGAAATTTTAAGCCTAAGCGTATCGGACACATAACACTTGTACACAAATTTCAACAAAAATTTGCGCCTTCTCGGTCATTTGAACACGAACTGCTCGATCTTCTTGCGCTTGTTCAAGCAAAAGGCTATGAACTCGATTACAACGGAGCTGGCTTACTGAAACCATTATGCCGGGAAACGTATCCACCGCTATGGGTTATAAAAGAAGCAAAACGATTGGGTATTCCGCTCGTTTACGGTTCAGATGCGCACCAAGTAAGTGCCATGCATTTCGGTGTAGAGTCGATTGATTTATAAAATACGATTAACAGTGAAAGACTTGTCCTAGGACAGGTCTTTTTTCAATCCACCGAAAAGAGAGGCAGGATTTTTACTGTGAATATCCTAAAAAGTATCTCGAAAAGACGTCTATAAACGCACATTACGAGGTACACATGATGATAGTCAGTTGCAAACGTTCTTTCAAAGAGTGTTTTCTAGTTGACGAAGAAGGCTTTCCACGGTACACTTCTAATTATGATTTTAACACTCTACCACTCTAGTGAACTAAAGTGAAAAACAGAAGTTTAGAAAGGACGAGGCGTTACATGAGTGACTTATTTATGTTCGAGAAACCGGTCGGGTTTCGCGATACATTGCCAAAAATGGTGGACGCCAAAAATAACGTGCGTTCGGTATTGCAACGTGAAATTACACGGTGGGGCTATCAGTTTATCGAAACCCCAACGGTTGAATATTTTGAAACGGTAGGTTCGGCGTCAGCGATTTCGGATCATCAATTGTTTAAGCTTCTCGATCATCAAGGACATACGCTCGTGTTACGTCCCGATATGACGACACCGATTGCGAGATTGTCCGCGTCGAAAATGCGCAGCGATCATCCGCAACGTTTGGCGTATTCGACGAATGTATTTCGTGCACAACAAAAAGAAGGCGGCAGATTAGCGGAGTTCGAACAAATCGGCGTGGAACTCATTGGAGATGAGTCGGTAAGTGCCGACGCGGAAGTAATCGCGTTAATGGTAACCGCGCTTAAAGATGCGGGGATTCACGATTTTCAAGTGTCGATTGGCCACATGGGATTTTTACACGCTGTTTTCTATCAAATACTAGGCACGACGGAACGTGTCGAGAAGGCAACGACGTTTTTGCTAGAGAAAAATTACGTCGGATACCGAGAGCATGTCGCGAGTCTTACTTTATCATCGATTGATAAACAACGCTTGTATGACTTTTTGCAGCTAAGAGGAACCACGCAGTTGATGGAGGATGCAACTGCTATTATGGAACAAAATGAAGGCAATAATGCACTCGAGCAGCTTCGTAAATTGTGGGAAACGCTCGTTGATTACGGCGTCCAAGATGTGATTAAATTCGATTTATCGCTCGTGAGCCACATGAGTTATTATTCCGGTATTTTGTTTGAAGTCTACACCGATCGCGTGGGATTTCCGATTGGAAATGGCGGAAGATACGATACTCTTTTAAAGAAATTTGGAAATCCAACAGAAGCAACAGGCTTTGCGCTTCGTTTGGACTCTTTAGTAGAAGCAGCGGGCACACTTGCCAATACGACGTCGCCAATTTGTGTGTTATTTAGCGAAGAACAACGAGCTGCCGCGATTTCTTTGGCGAATGAAAAGCGGAGCGAGGGACATTCTGTCATTTTGCAAGACATTCAAGGTGTGAAAGAAATGGATGCTTTCACGGCACAATATGATGAAATTGTGGTGCTAGTGGGAAAGTCAGGAGGGAGAAAATAACGTGACAAAAACGTTAACGATTGCCATGCCAAAAGGGCGGATTTTTGACGAAGCAGTTCAGTTGCTTCGCGCAGCAGGCTACTCCCTTCCTCCGGAGTTTGACGATTCCAGAAAGCTTATTTTAGAGGTAGAAGAAGAAAATTTCCGATTTATTCTCGCTAAACCGATGGACGTTGCGACCTATGTGGAATATGGTGTGGCGGATATTGGAATTGCAGGGAAAGATGTACTACTCGAGGAAGAACGTGACGTGTATGAGTTGCTCGATTTGATGATTAGCGACTGCTACTTAGCCGTTGCCGGATTGCCAAATACCGAAATGTCCGCTGTCGCACCAAAAATTGCGACAAAATATCCAGGTATTGCCGCAGCGTATTTCCGAGAACAAGGCGAACAAGTCGAAATCATAAAATTGAATGGCTCTATTGAACTCGCACCACTCATTGGATTGGCAGATCGAATTGTCGATATTGTTTCTAGCGGCAGAACGCTGAAAGAAAATGGTCTCGTGGAATATGAACGTATTCAAGACATTACATCGCGCTTAATCGTCAATCCGGTCAGTTACCGGATGTATGATGATCGTATTCAAGAATTAGTGGAGCGTTTAAGCCAAACTCTTTCCAAAGCGGAAACGGGAATTGGGAAGCTTTCGTGAAAAAACCCATTAAATATGTCTACATATAGAGAAAGGGGTAGCGCTGTGAAAATCCAACGTATCAACGAAGAAATATCGCTTTCTCGCTCGGTAGATTCTGGCACAGAAGAGCAACGAGCCATTGTCCAATCGATCATCGAGGACGTAAAAACGCAAGGGGACGAAGCGGTCCGAAAGTATACGGAAGCGTTTGATGGGATTCACTTAGAGCAATTTGCTGTGTCGCAAGAAGAAATCAACGTAGCGTACACACAAATAGACACGGAAATGATTGCAATTATACAAGAAGCAAGAGATAACATTCGTGACTATCACGAGCATCAACTGAAAGCATCGTGGATGACGACAAACGAGAATGGCACGATTTTAGGGCAAAAAGTAACCGCACTTGATTCCGTTGGCTTGTATGTTCCTGGTGGAACAGCTGCGTACCCATCTTCTGTGTTAATGAATGCAGTGCCAGCTTCCGTTGCGGGTGTGGAGCGAATTGTAATGGTCTCTCCACCAGATAAGAATGGCATGATTCCTCCTGCAGTGCTTGTTGCGGCGAATGAAGCAGGAATTACGGAAATCTATAAAATGGGTGGCGCACAAGCAATTGCCGCACTTGCGTATGGTACTGAATCAGTCAAACGCGTGGATAAAATCGTTGGACCAGGAAATATTTTCGTCGCCTTAGCAAAACGAGAAGTGTTCGGAGATGTTGCAATTGACATGATTGCTGGTCCTAGTGAAATTACGGTGCTCGCAGACGATTCTGCAAACGCCAACGAAGTTGCAGCCGACTTACTATCTCAAGCAGAGCACGACGAGCGTGCAGTGAGCATTTTAGTGACGACATCAGAATCACTCGCAAATGCAGTCGCTGACGAAGTAACGCGCCAGTTAGAATTGCTCCCACGCAAAGAAATTGCGGCGCAGTCCATTGCGACGTACGGGGCGATTTATATCGCAGGTTCGATGGAACAAGCAATTGAAGTTGTAAACCAACTTGCACCGGAGCATCTAGAAATCATGACAGCCAATCCATTCGACCTTCTCGGGAAAATAAAACATGCAGGTGCTATTTTCTTAGGTCGGTTTAGTGCAGAGCCAGTAGGTGATTACTTTGCAGGCACGAACCATGTCTTGCCGACAAATGGTACTGCGCGATTTTCTAGCCCGCTAAGTGTAGAGGACTTTCAAAAGAAATCGAGTGTCATTTTTTATTCCCAACAAGCGTTTGAGAAAAATGCGAAGAAAATCGCAGCATTTGCACGACTGGAAGGGTTAGAAGCACATGCACGAGCGATAGAAGAAAGAGGGGCGAACAAATGAGTAGAGAAGGAACGATTAAACGAATCACAAATGAGACGCAAATTGAGCTGACGTTAAACGTCGACGGCTCGGGTACATCGAAACTTGAAACAGGCGTTCCTTTTTTAAATCACATGTTGGATTTGTTTGCAAAACACGGACAATTTGACTTATCCGTTCAGGCAACTGGCGACACGGAGATTGACGATCACCATACAACGGAAGACATTGCGATTTGTTTAGGCCAAGCGCTAAAAGACGCGCTCGGCGATAAGCGTGGGATTAAACGCTACGGCAACGCATTCGTACCAATGGATGAAACCCTTGCACACGTCACAATTGACTTAAGTAACCGACCGTATTACGTACAAAATGCGACGAT
The Paenisporosarcina cavernae genome window above contains:
- the hisJ gene encoding histidinol-phosphatase HisJ, producing MIRDGHVHTHYCPHGTNDPMRQYVERALALGYHEITFTEHAPLPEGFVDPVPKQDSAMDHSDLEFYVSEVEALKAEFAERIKVNVGLEVDFIEGFEKETTMLLNEIGPRLDDAILSVHFLRNAESYDCIDYSPDVFGELVSKYGSVDSVYARYFATVKKSIEADVGNFKPKRIGHITLVHKFQQKFAPSRSFEHELLDLLALVQAKGYELDYNGAGLLKPLCRETYPPLWVIKEAKRLGIPLVYGSDAHQVSAMHFGVESIDL
- a CDS encoding ATP phosphoribosyltransferase regulatory subunit; translation: MSDLFMFEKPVGFRDTLPKMVDAKNNVRSVLQREITRWGYQFIETPTVEYFETVGSASAISDHQLFKLLDHQGHTLVLRPDMTTPIARLSASKMRSDHPQRLAYSTNVFRAQQKEGGRLAEFEQIGVELIGDESVSADAEVIALMVTALKDAGIHDFQVSIGHMGFLHAVFYQILGTTERVEKATTFLLEKNYVGYREHVASLTLSSIDKQRLYDFLQLRGTTQLMEDATAIMEQNEGNNALEQLRKLWETLVDYGVQDVIKFDLSLVSHMSYYSGILFEVYTDRVGFPIGNGGRYDTLLKKFGNPTEATGFALRLDSLVEAAGTLANTTSPICVLFSEEQRAAAISLANEKRSEGHSVILQDIQGVKEMDAFTAQYDEIVVLVGKSGGRK
- the hisG gene encoding ATP phosphoribosyltransferase is translated as MPKGRIFDEAVQLLRAAGYSLPPEFDDSRKLILEVEEENFRFILAKPMDVATYVEYGVADIGIAGKDVLLEEERDVYELLDLMISDCYLAVAGLPNTEMSAVAPKIATKYPGIAAAYFREQGEQVEIIKLNGSIELAPLIGLADRIVDIVSSGRTLKENGLVEYERIQDITSRLIVNPVSYRMYDDRIQELVERLSQTLSKAETGIGKLS
- the hisD gene encoding histidinol dehydrogenase, which codes for MKIQRINEEISLSRSVDSGTEEQRAIVQSIIEDVKTQGDEAVRKYTEAFDGIHLEQFAVSQEEINVAYTQIDTEMIAIIQEARDNIRDYHEHQLKASWMTTNENGTILGQKVTALDSVGLYVPGGTAAYPSSVLMNAVPASVAGVERIVMVSPPDKNGMIPPAVLVAANEAGITEIYKMGGAQAIAALAYGTESVKRVDKIVGPGNIFVALAKREVFGDVAIDMIAGPSEITVLADDSANANEVAADLLSQAEHDERAVSILVTTSESLANAVADEVTRQLELLPRKEIAAQSIATYGAIYIAGSMEQAIEVVNQLAPEHLEIMTANPFDLLGKIKHAGAIFLGRFSAEPVGDYFAGTNHVLPTNGTARFSSPLSVEDFQKKSSVIFYSQQAFEKNAKKIAAFARLEGLEAHARAIEERGANK
- the hisB gene encoding imidazoleglycerol-phosphate dehydratase HisB translates to MSREGTIKRITNETQIELTLNVDGSGTSKLETGVPFLNHMLDLFAKHGQFDLSVQATGDTEIDDHHTTEDIAICLGQALKDALGDKRGIKRYGNAFVPMDETLAHVTIDLSNRPYYVQNATIPSPKVGNFDTELVHEFMSKLAIEARMNLHINVSYGSNTHHIIEAMFKALARALDEATTIDPRVKGVPSTKGML